The Anaerobaca lacustris genome includes the window TGCGCGTCATCGTCTCGGCGTATTGGTCGCCCGTCAGGTCGTCGCCGACGATGCCGACCACCTTGCCGAGATACTCCTGCGGCCTCTCGAACACCGCCGACACGATGCTCCCGACGTCCTCGACCGCGACAGCGGCCAACGGCGTGTCGCCCTGCGGAAATCCGAACGCAAAGCTGCCGTCCTCCTGCATCTGGGGCGGAAAGAACGTCAGGTAATTCTCGAAATAGAACGCGACGTGGACAAACGTCGCCTGCACACCCAGACGGCGGGCATACTCTTCGAGCTGCGCCTTCATGTCGAAATGCGGCACCTCCAGCGCGCCGCCGCTGATCTTCTTGCAGTACGGCAGTGCGCTGAAGACGAAATGCTCCACATCGGACCGCTTGACCGCGTCGATGAGGTTCTTGCCGTGGCCGTATTCCTTCTCGAAATGCTCCCAGAAGCTGGTGACGCCGAAGCAGCCGTAGCAGCCCTTCAAAGCCGCCCGGATGCTGTCGATGTCTTCCAGATCGCCCGCAACGATCTCCGCGCCGGCCCGGCCAAGGGCCTTGGCCTTCTCGGACTCCGGATGCCTCGTGAGGCACCGCACCGCATAGCGGCCCCCGGCCAACAAATGGCGCGCCACGCCGCCGCCCTGAGCGCCGGTGGCTCCAACAATGAGAATGGTCTTCCTGGCTTCCATTGCCGTATCCCCCAAGAACAATATGGTCATCTCTCTATCACCGGTTGGATCGTCCATGCCGATCCATTGGCTCGGATCGGCAGGGACACCCACCGGCCTCGTTTCGATCGGGCGCCGACGTCCCATGAAGCCGGCCCCGGTTGTTCCTACGAGCGAAGAGAAGGGCATGGTTCGGTCCTTTTTGCTCGGCGCCGCTGCGATCATGCCCTACATTGCTGAGGGGATTGGGATTTGCTGACACGTGCGAATGAAAGGGATGACACATGGGGCATGGCAGGGTCTCTCATTTGATCGGGCTTCTGATGGTCGTACTGCTGGGCTGTCCGGCGACGCAGGCGGACGCTGTAAGGCAGGCGCCGGGGATTGAAGAACTGTATCGACTCGATCGGCTCGCCACGTTCCGCGACTCGGTCAAGGTGGCGTCCGTATCGAGCTACGACCGCTCGGGCGGCAACGACGACGGGTTCAGCGGCCGGTACTCGTTCGTCCGAAAGGAACCCGGCGGCCTGGTCCTGGCCGACCTCGAAGGGCCGGGCGTCATCTATCGCATCTGGACCCCGACGCCGACGGACGACGTGATGGAGTTCTACTTCGACGGCGAGGCCGAGCCCCGCATCCGCGTGAAGTTCCGCGAGCTGTTCATGGGCACGCATCCGGCCTTCGAGCGGCCGCTGGTCGGCTACGGGGCCGGCGGGTTCTACAGCTACGTCCCCCTGCCCTATGCCAGGAGCTGCAAGGTCTTCATCCGGGCCGAGCACATGCAGTTCTACCAGATCAACTACGCCACGTATCCCGAAGCGACGGGGATCGAGACGTTCAGCGCCAAACCGACGGCCGCGCAGCGAACGCACATCGAGAAGGCCAAGGCCCTGTTCGGCTCGGCGGGCAAGGACATCAGCGCGTACGTCGTTACCGAAGGCGGCGCGGTTGAGACAATCGCGTCGAAGGTGACCCTGAAGGCCGGACAGGCGGCGACGCTGGTGAACCTGGATCGCCCCGGTCGGATCGTGGGGATACGCATCGGCCCTGCCGAGGCGCTGGCGGGCAAGAAGCGTGACGTCGTGCTGCGGGCCTACTGGGACGGCGACCGCACGCCCGCCATCGTCAGCCCGGCCGGCGACTTCTTCGGATACGCCTGGGGCGAGCCGGCCATGAAATCGCTGCTGGCAGGCACCGCCGACGGCGTCAGCTACTGCTATTTCCCCATGCCGTTCGACCGGTCGGCGCGAATCGAACTGTACGCCGAGCCGCAGTTGGATCGAACCGTCTCCGTCGAGGCGGAGGTGTTGTTCGTGCCCATCGCCCGCCGCCAGAACGAAGGCAGGTTCTACGCCCTGTGGCGACGGGAGAACCCGACGACCCTGGGCGAGCCCTTCACCTTCCTTGAGACCGAGGGACGCGGCCACCTCGTCGGCTGCGTCCAGCAATCGCAGGCCTTCGAGACCGGCGGCACCTACTACTTCGAAGGCGACGACCAGACGACGATCGACGGCGGACTGGTCATTCACGGCACCGGCTCGGAAGACTTCTACAACGGCGGCTGGTACGACGTCCCCGGCCGCTGGGAGACGCAGCGCTCGTTCGTCCTGAGCGGCTGCCTGGGCTACAAGAAGCACCTCGGACGCACCGGCGGCTATCGGATCATGCTGGGCGACGCCTACGCCTATCGCCAGAGCATCCTGCAGACCATCGAGCACGCCCCGACGAACAACGACATGCTCAACGACTACTGCGGCCTGACTTATCTCTACTCGCAGGACAGACCCACGTGCGATTTCGCGCTGCCGCCGGCCGATCAGAGGGCGGTCCTCGACCCGGAACGAATCGTCTTCGCCACATGGTGGAACGTCCCGATCTATTCGTTCTCGCTGCGCAACGCGACGCTGACCAAGGAAGGCATCCAGCACGAGGGACGCGAGGTGCGCTTCCTGTCGATGCGGGCCAGAGACACCGCCACATTCGGCCCGCACTCGATCTCGTTCACGTGCGAGCTTCCGGCGGCCGGCACGTATCGCATCCGTCTGGACGTGGTCAAAGGGCCCCAGCAAGGCAAGGTGCAGTTGTTCCTCGATGAGGCACCGGTGGGGCCTGAGCTGGACCTGTTCAGCGAAGAACGACACCCCGCCAGGGACCAGTACATCGGCACGCTGGATCTGGAGCAGGGGCCGAACAACCTGATGTTCAAGATCACGGGCAAGAACGAGAAATCCCAGGGCCTCGGCTTCGACCTGACCAACATCATCTGCGAGCGTCAGAGCCGAGAGGTGATCGCGGCCCAGTCGAGCCAACGAGCGGTCGAGCCGGAGGTGATGCAGCGCGTCTATGAGGAAGCCAGGACACCATTCAAGTACGGCGTCATCCTCAAGAGCCAGGACGGCAGGAAGCTCGACTGTCCCAGCGTCTTTCATCACGGCTCGAAATGGTACATGGTCTACATCGTCTTCGACGGCGACGGCTACGAGACCGCCATCGCCGACAGCGACGACCTGCTGACCTGGCGGCCACTGGGCACGATCCTGCCCTTCCGCAAGGAGGGATGGGACGCCGTGCAGGCGGCCGGCTACATCGCGCTGCAGGACACGACGTGGGACGGATCGTACGAGCTGGGAACCTACGACGGCAAGTACTGGATCAGCTATATCGGCGGCGCGCTGAAGGGCTACGAGACCGACCCCCTGGCCATCGGCGTCGCCTGGACAAACGACCCCACCGCCCCGGTCCCCTGGCAGCGACTCGGCGAGCCCGTGCTGTCGCGCGATCAGGGCGACGTGCGGCCGTGGGAGAGCCTGACCCAGTACAAGAGCAACATCCTCCACGACAAGGACCGCACGCTCGGCTATCCGTTCGTGATGTTCTACAACGGCAAGGCCAAAGGCAGCCCCGAGCGGATCGGCATGGCCGTCTCCCATGACATGCGGCAGTGGCGCCGCTACGGGACCGAGCCGGTGATCGACAACCAGACCGGCATCTCGGGCGACCCGCAGGTGGTGCGGATGGGCGACGTCTGGGTGATGTTCTACTTCGGAGCGTTCTGGCGTCCGAAGGCCTTCGACACGTTCGCCTGCTCCTACGATCTGGTCCACTGGACCAAGTGGGAGGGCCCCGATCTGGTAGAGCCGTCGGAGCCCTACGACGAAACCTACGCCCACAAGCCCTGGCTCATCAGACACGACGGCGTCGTCTACCACTTCTACTGCGCCGTCGGCGACCAGGGACGCGTCATCGCCCTGGCCACGTCGAAGGACCTCCGTCCCAAGGCAGCCCGTTAGGCGGTCAGGGCCAGAGCTGGTTGTCGAGCCATTGGTCGGCCAGGATGGCGAAATCGCCGAAATCCACGGTCCGGCTGCCGTCCAGATCGGCCGCAAGACCGGTATCCCACGGAAGCTGGGCCGTCCCATCGCTGGCCAGATAGGCGATCTCCGCCTCCGACAGGGCGTAATCATAGATCCGGAAGTCGTCGATCAGACCATCGTAGTGCCCATACCAGCCGGAGCCAATCTGGAATGACTTGATCCCTTCGATGGGCGAATCCGTCCCCGTCCGGCTGTCGTAGAGCACCCCGTTGAGATAGACCCGCATCAGGCCCTCGGCGCCCTCCGGGCCGACCCGGACGTCCTTCGTGAACGTCCAGTGGTTCCACCGCCCAGCCCATTCGCGTTTGGAACGGTGATGGCCTGCCACGCGGTTGGCGAACGACCACGGCGTGCCACAATCCCAGCGGTACTGACCTGGGTCACGCCAGCAGCCGAGGTGGATCGCGATCGAAGGATGCGATCGACCGTATTCGTAATCCGAGCAGCAGATCGTGTCGGTTCGATGGGGCGAGTCGTCGCCGCGTTGCCAGAAGGCGATCGTGATCGCCTCTCGGATTCCACTGAAGACCACCGGGGCATTCGGGACCGTCACGGCGTCACCCGGATTGGCGAAGCGAATGGCCTGTCCGCAGACGCCGGGCTCGAACAGCGGACGCCCCTGGATCTCTCCGTGGGCGACTCCGGCACTATCGTTGACATTGCCGTCGAAGCGATACCACAGCACCGGAACGCTCGGCGCGACCACGTCCACCATACGGCCGCGCGTATCGAGCCACTCCATCGCCATCTGCATCACGTCGCGATGATCGACCCGGCAATCGCCCGTCAGGTCGCCCGTCGGTCGCCGTTCTTCCAGACACATCGACGAATACAGGCTCAGATCATCGACAAAAACCGTCCCCTCTCCGAACTGGCCCGGCTGGGCCGACGACCAGACGAACCCCAGGCCGACCCGTTCGACCGCCGTCAGATCGACGGCGTTGAAGTCGGCCAGCGGAATCCACCATGCCGTCCACTCCGGACGCGCCAGAATCCCTCTGTCCCCGTCGAAGGTCACTCGCTGTTCGGCGTTCGCATCGCCGACGACGGCATACATCTCGCCCTTGGTGTCGTTGCCCGGCATGCCATACAACCAGAACGCCAGCGCCTGAGCCCCTGCCTGCGTCCAGTCCTGCGGCGGACTGAACCGGCGATGCGTCTCGGAAAAGCGGATGCTGTCGTAGTAGTAAGCGAACCTCATCGACTGCGGACAGCTTCGACGGGCGTACAACAGCTCCTCGCCGACACGCGCCATGCCGCTCGAACGCCAGGTCTCATAGAGGAAGCCGCCGGTGATGCCGTAGTCGTTGAAGTCGTCCAGCACGATATGATCGCTCGTGGTGAAGGACCAGACGTCGCCGGGCTCGAGTCCCTCGGCATCCACACGCCAGTAGTAGGTCGTATTCAACGCCAGTCCGTTCGGTTCGACGCAGTTGACGTCGCCGGGAACGACGCAAAGCCGCACAGCGGGATCGCCTGACTCGACCCACGACCGCACCTCGCTGAGGTACACGCTCTGGGCGACCGCATCACAGGCAGGCGTCCAGACGAGCGTGGCCGTCGGGCCAACGCCATCGGCCCGGTGGACGGGGTCGGGATGGTCCGCCCTGGGACCACACGCGCGCGAAACACGGGCCCGCACGTACGCCACGTCAAACCCCGGCGCGCCGCCGCCGCGATCCAGGGCCACCAGACGCAGCCCGCGAGGAGCAAACGGAGTGACCACATCGGCAAGAGACAGGCCGATGTGGCTGAGGGCCTGCATCTTGTAGAGCTTGGCCTTCGCCACGCCCACGGCGTACTCCTGGTCTACGCCGTCGGTGAGGAACACGGTCGCCTCCTCACCGGCCTGACCCCACTCGCCGACTTCGACGTCGTTGCCGTCGGCCCGCACGATCGTGCCGGAGAACAGCAATTCCACCCAGTCGTCCGTCGGCATCGTGACGGCCGAAAGACCGGACGGCGGCGGTCCAACGAGCCACCGCTCCGGGCGGACCGGAACCGGGTACTCCCCCGCGATCCCCATGCCGACCCAGCAATCCCCGTCCGCGTCGTAGGCATCTCGCAGGGCCGAAGGGTACTCGAAGTCCGCCACAGAAGCCGCCAGCGCAGAGACCCAGAGCAGCAGTAGCGCAATCCCCACGGCGCACCGTCCTACCGTCGGCATGACTGAACCTCCAACTCCGCCCTCACAGCCGCCCCGGTCGGATGCCCGGCCGGCCGGATCACGTACGTAACTACCCTCTGTATTATAGCATTTCCGCCCCTCCGGTGCAAAGCCGATACTGTCGCGATGGGCGCCGACGCCGGGAAAAAGGCTTGCCGTGCGATGGTTCTCGGTTAGACTCGTCCGGCATGTGACGAGCGTTCGTGCGCCGATGCCGTGCGAACGATCCCGGCCCCGAAACAGATCGCGACAATGAGAGGGAACCGAGCATGAGCCAGCATTCCGCAAGCCCGACCGGCGAGACGTTCGAACTGCCCACACCCGACCAGTACGCCGGCGAACTGCGGCGGATCGAGGCCCTAGCCGACGCCGCCCGGGCCGAGGGCAAGGAGGTCGTCGTCGTCATGGGCGTCGGCTTCGTCGGCGCGGTCATGGCCGCCATCATCGCCGACACCACCGACAAGCAAACCGGCCGGCCCAGCAAGTTCGTCATCGGCTGCCAGCGACCCAGCTCGCGGAGCTACTGGAAAATCCCTCTGCTCAATCGCGGCCAGTCCCCCGTCAAGGCCGAGGACCCCGAGGTCGATCCGATGATCGCCCGCTGCGTGCTCGACAAGAAGACTCTCGTCGCGACCTACAACCCCGACTGCCTCAAGCTCGCCGACTGCGTCGTCGTGGACGTCCAGTGCGACTACACCAAGCACGACCTGGGCAACATGCGCACGGGCGAGGCCGAGATGAGCGCCCTGGAGGCGACCATGCGGACCATCGGCGAGAAGATCGGCCCGCAGTGCCTCGTACTGATCGAGACCACTGTCGCGCCGGGCACGACCGAGTTCGTCGCCTGGCCGATCATGAAGAAGGCCTTCGCCGTCCGAGGGCTTGCCGCCGAGCCGCTGCTGGCGCACAGCTTCGAACGCGTCATGCCGGGACGACACTACGTCTCGTCAATCCGCGACTTCTGGCGGGTCTGCTCGGGCTGCAACGCCGAGGCGCGAAGCCGCGTCGAGAAGTTCCTCCGCGAGGTCCTCAACACCGAAGAGTTTCCGCTGACCGTCATGGACCGGCCCATCGAGTCGGAGACCACCAAGATCGTGGAGAACTCCTACCGCGCCACAACCCTGGCGTTCCTGAACGAGTGGAGCCTGTTCGCCGAGCGCAACGGCGTGGACCTCATCAAGGTCATCAACGCCATCCGGATGCGTCCGACGCACAACAACATGATCTTCCCCGGCCCCGGCATCGGCGGCTACTGCCTGCCCAAGGACGGCGGCCTGGGCTACTGGGCCTACAAACACATCCTCGGCTTCGAGGACGGCGACGAGATCTTCAAGCTCACCCCCACCGCGATCGACATCAACGACACACGCGGCCTGCACGTGGCGCAACTGACCCGCGACGCCCTGCGGAACATGGGCCGCTACATCGCTGGCGCCGAGGTCCTGATCTGCGGCGCCAGCTACCGCCAGGACGTCGGCGACACGCGCTACAGCGGCAGCGAGATGGTCGCCCGCAAGCTCGCCGAGATGGGCGCCGAGATCCGCGTCCACGATCCCTACGTCGACCACTGGTACGAGCTCGAATCACAGGACACCTACCCCGCCCCGGGCCACTCGTGGTCGCGCTTCTTCCGCAACCAGGAGCACCTGACGAACACCGTCGTGCAGAAGGACGTCTCCAAGGCCATCGCCGGGGCCGAGGTGCTGATCCTGGCCGTCCCGCACGAGCCCTATCTCGCGCTCGAACCCGACGACGTGGTCGCCTGGGCGGGCGAGCCGCTGGCGGTGATCGACTGCTTCGGCATCCTCTCCGACGTGAAGATCCGACGCTACTTCGAACTCGGCTGCGAGGTCAAAGCCCTCGGCCGAGGCCACATCCAGCGAATCAAGAAAGAGGTCAAAGCTTCGCAATAGGTCCCATCGCCTCGCACGGCGTGCCCCTACCCGGCTATATGGCCTTCTTCTTCTCGATCCGCTTGGGGGGCAGGGAGACGGTCGGCTGGCCAGCGGCCTTCTCGCGTTTTCGGAGGTCTTCGCAGATGGCGTCCAGGTCGTAGTTGAACTGCTTGGCGTGGGCATCCCGCGCCCGGCGCACCTCTTCGACGATGGGATCTTTCATGGCCATTCTCCGAACAATTCCTCGGGCGAGCACACCAAAGGCGGCTCGTACCCATAGCTCTCAAGGAAACTCTCGATCTTCACTTTGATCTGTACGTTGTTGATGTGCCGGAAGTTCCACGTCAGGACGTAGTCCATGCCGTTCACAGCCGCGATGGCGATGTGCAACGCGTCCTCCGCGAATCGGGGCGGCATCAGCCTGTTTCGGATCATCGCCTTGGCCAAGTCGCGGGCCTCGTCCGAGATAGCCAGGGCCGTCATACCCGCCAGAGCAGCGAGTCGGCTGCCCGCCGCATCGGGATCACCGCGTTCGACCTCTTCTCGCACCAAGGCGGAGATGTAGCAGTCAAACCGCTCTATCAGGAGAGGCCAGATTCCACGCGTGATCTCCTGCCGGCCCACGATGACGATATCGCGAGAGAGCCGTCCCGACAGGTAACTGACCACGCTGGTCTCGATGTAGACTTTCTGCTTCATGGCTGTCCATCTGTGCCTCTGATCCCTGATCCTCTTCCATTATACCGATTCTGATCGGCACGGCAAGACCATGGCCAGCGTCTGGATTGTCATTGGGTTCCAGAAATGTCGGCAAACGGTCCATCGAGTTCATCGTAGACAAGGGTGAGTAAAAACTGGTAAACTATAGGTCATGGACATCCGCGACAAACGCATCGCGATTCTGGCGCCGGTGGCCTGGCGCACGCCGCCTCGGGCGTACGGGGCGTGGGAGACCGTCGCGAGCAACGTCACCGAGGGGCTCGTCGCCCGGGGCTTTCGCAACGTCACGCTGTTCGCCACGAAGGACTCGGTGACCAAAGCCCGCCTGGTCGGCTTCGTCGAACGCGGCTACGAAGAGGACAAGACCCAGGTCCCGCCCGTCTCGACCTGCCTGCACATCTCCAAGGCGTTGGAGAGGGCCGATGAGTTCGACCTGATCCACAGCCACTTCGACTACCTGCCGCTGACCTACGCCCGGCTCATCCGAACGCCCATGCTCACGACGATCCACGGCTTCAGCGAGCCGGACATCCTCCGCGTCTACCGTGAGTACAAAGACACCCATTACGTCTCGATCAGCGACGCCGACCGCGACCCGGAGCTGCCCTACGTCGCGACGGTCTACAACGGCATCGACCTGTCGAACCTGACGTTCCGCCAGCAACCGGGCGAGGCGCTCGTCTTTCTCGGCCGCATCCACCCCGACAAGGGCCTGCACCTGGCGATCGAGACGGCCAAGAAGGCCGACATGCCGCTGCTGGTTGCCGGCATCGTGCAGGACCGGGCCTATTTCGATCACTGCGCCCGGCACTTCGATGGCACGCGCATCCGCTACGTCGGCCCGGTCGATCCCGTCCAGCGGGACGAGCTTCTCAAAGAGGCCCGTGCCCTGCTGCACCTGAACACAATTCCCGAGCGGTTCGGGCTGGTGATGGCCGAGGCCATGGCCGCCGGCGTCCCCGTCGTCGCGATGGACCTCGGCTCCTGCCGCGAGGTGATCGAAGACGGACGGACCGGCTATCTCGTCCACAACGTCGAAGAGGCCGTCGAGGCCGTCCGCCGCATCGACCGCATCGACCGCCGGCAATGCCGACAACGCGTCGAAGCCAATTTTACCATCGACCGCATGGCCGCCCGCTACGAAGACGTCTATGCCGAGATCTTCCGCCGCGAAGCGGAGAAACATTGAAGTCACTCGAATGGGATATGCCGGAGAGGGCAGCATGTAGGATGGGCTTTAGCCCATGCTGTATCGAACCATGGCATGGTTTGTTGACAAAGGGCGCACCATGAGAAAGCCGATTGTCACGCGCTATCCGGGCAATCCGATCCTGACCAAAGACGACGTTCCGTATCCGGTCGAGACGGTGCACAACGCTGGCGTCGCCCGGCACGACGGCCGCTACATCATGCTGTTCCGCTCGCACCTCGACACGGGCCGCTCGATCATCGGCATCGCCGAGAGCGACGACGGCTTTGCCTTCCGCGTCCGGCCCGAGCCGTTCCTGACGCCGGGGACCGAGCCGCCGTCTGCCGAGTACGAGGCGTTCGGCGTCGAGGACCCGCGCATCACTTTTCTGGAAGGCGCGTACTACATCACCTATAGCGCCTACTCGAAGCACGGCGTCCGCATCGCCCTGGCCCGCACGACCGACTTCGAATCCGTCGAGCGCATCAGTCTGATCACCCAGGCGGACTATCGCAACACGGTGCTCTTCCCCGAACGAATCGGCGGCCGCTACGTGCGGCTCGACCGCCCACACTCGGAGATCAGCCCGTGGTCGATCTGGATCAGCTACTCGCCGGACCTGGTCCACTGGGGCGATTCGCAGGTCGTGATGAAGCCGGTGACGTACCACTGGGACGAGATGAAGATCGGCCCCGGGGCCCCGCCGATCAAGACCAGCCGAGGCTGGCTGAACATCTATCACGGCGTCTTCCCCACCATGGACGGCTGCGTCTACCGCCTCGGCGTCGCCCTGCACGACCTGGCCGACCCCGCCAAGGTCCTCGCCGTCGGCGACCGCTGGATCCTGGCGCCCGAGAACCCGTGGGAACTCGTCGGCTACGTCCACAACGTCGTCTTCACCTGCGCCGCGGTCCCTGAAGACGACGGCACGCTCAAACTCTACTGGGGCGGCGCCGACACTTGTCTGTGCGCCGGCACTGCCGTCATCGAAGACCTCGTCGACTTCTGCCTGGCCGCCCCCCGCCCGCCGATGTAACCCGTCCGCGAGGTCAATTGGGCGAGGCATGCCTCGCCCCTACCAATCATGCCTCCTGCCGTAGGGGCGACGCATGCGTCGCCCTCGCCACCTCACAGCGCCGTGAACTGACAAGACTCTGGCCAAGGGCCGCCGGGGGGTGTAGAATCGGCGCGCTTTGGCACGATTGAAAGGGATCGCCATGATCTATCAGATCAAGATCGCGCTCGACGGCATTCGCCCGCCCATCTGGCGGCGCGTCCAGGTGCCGGCCGAGATGACGCTGGCCGAGTTGCACGAGGTGATCCAGCTCGCCATGGGCTGGGAGGACTGCCATCTCCACGAGTTCCAGATCGGCCACGATCGCTATGGCGTCCCGATGGACGATGATTTCGGCAGCGATCTGGACGCCGATGAGGCCAAGGTGCAACTGGACGACGTAGTCAGGCGGGAGAAGGCCAAGTTCCGCTACACGTACGACTTCGGCGACAACTGGCGGCACACGCTGACGGTCGAGAAGATCCTCGAGGCCGAGCCGGGCGTCGCCTATCCCGTCTGCCTGACCGGCAAGCGGGCCTGCCCGCCCGAAGACTGCGGCGGGCCCTGGGGCTACGAAAGCCTCCTCGAAGCGAAGAAGCACCCGAAAGACCCACGCTGCGCTGAACTGCTCGAATGGGCCGGCCCCTTCGACCCCGAGGCCTTCGACCTCGACGCCGTCAACGCCCGCCTCCAACCCCCCCGACGCCCGCCCTGCCCATAGGTCGTCCGTCCCCACACCACACAAGACGAGCGAAACGCTCGCCCTATGCAGATGGGCAGACGAGGATTCGCTGTTACGGGCGGCGGTACTTGCGGTCCATCAGGAGGATGACCTTGTCGTGGATTTCGGGGGGCAGGGCCTTCTTGAGCATCTTGCGGACCTCGCCCATCGCCGTGCGCTGGGTCAGGTGGGAGAGGATGACGTGCTCGTTTTGCAGGCGGCCGAGAAGGTCGGCCAGCTCGCTGACGTGCATGTGCCGGCCGGCGTTGGCCCGGCTGACGTGCTCGCCCTCATAGAACGTACACTCGGCGATCAGGATCTTG containing:
- a CDS encoding type II toxin-antitoxin system VapC family toxin is translated as MKQKVYIETSVVSYLSGRLSRDIVIVGRQEITRGIWPLLIERFDCYISALVREEVERGDPDAAGSRLAALAGMTALAISDEARDLAKAMIRNRLMPPRFAEDALHIAIAAVNGMDYVLTWNFRHINNVQIKVKIESFLESYGYEPPLVCSPEELFGEWP
- a CDS encoding glycoside hydrolase family 130 protein — protein: MRKPIVTRYPGNPILTKDDVPYPVETVHNAGVARHDGRYIMLFRSHLDTGRSIIGIAESDDGFAFRVRPEPFLTPGTEPPSAEYEAFGVEDPRITFLEGAYYITYSAYSKHGVRIALARTTDFESVERISLITQADYRNTVLFPERIGGRYVRLDRPHSEISPWSIWISYSPDLVHWGDSQVVMKPVTYHWDEMKIGPGAPPIKTSRGWLNIYHGVFPTMDGCVYRLGVALHDLADPAKVLAVGDRWILAPENPWELVGYVHNVVFTCAAVPEDDGTLKLYWGGADTCLCAGTAVIEDLVDFCLAAPRPPM
- a CDS encoding NmrA/HSCARG family protein translates to MEARKTILIVGATGAQGGGVARHLLAGGRYAVRCLTRHPESEKAKALGRAGAEIVAGDLEDIDSIRAALKGCYGCFGVTSFWEHFEKEYGHGKNLIDAVKRSDVEHFVFSALPYCKKISGGALEVPHFDMKAQLEEYARRLGVQATFVHVAFYFENYLTFFPPQMQEDGSFAFGFPQGDTPLAAVAVEDVGSIVSAVFERPQEYLGKVVGIVGDDLTGDQYAETMTRILGTKVAYHHMPREDFAALGFPGAEDLANMFEFNRLYIPNRRADVEACRALNPKMQTFETWLKSNKGAFVKLFEREHARAR
- a CDS encoding LamG domain-containing protein, which translates into the protein MPTVGRCAVGIALLLLWVSALAASVADFEYPSALRDAYDADGDCWVGMGIAGEYPVPVRPERWLVGPPPSGLSAVTMPTDDWVELLFSGTIVRADGNDVEVGEWGQAGEEATVFLTDGVDQEYAVGVAKAKLYKMQALSHIGLSLADVVTPFAPRGLRLVALDRGGGAPGFDVAYVRARVSRACGPRADHPDPVHRADGVGPTATLVWTPACDAVAQSVYLSEVRSWVESGDPAVRLCVVPGDVNCVEPNGLALNTTYYWRVDAEGLEPGDVWSFTTSDHIVLDDFNDYGITGGFLYETWRSSGMARVGEELLYARRSCPQSMRFAYYYDSIRFSETHRRFSPPQDWTQAGAQALAFWLYGMPGNDTKGEMYAVVGDANAEQRVTFDGDRGILARPEWTAWWIPLADFNAVDLTAVERVGLGFVWSSAQPGQFGEGTVFVDDLSLYSSMCLEERRPTGDLTGDCRVDHRDVMQMAMEWLDTRGRMVDVVAPSVPVLWYRFDGNVNDSAGVAHGEIQGRPLFEPGVCGQAIRFANPGDAVTVPNAPVVFSGIREAITIAFWQRGDDSPHRTDTICCSDYEYGRSHPSIAIHLGCWRDPGQYRWDCGTPWSFANRVAGHHRSKREWAGRWNHWTFTKDVRVGPEGAEGLMRVYLNGVLYDSRTGTDSPIEGIKSFQIGSGWYGHYDGLIDDFRIYDYALSEAEIAYLASDGTAQLPWDTGLAADLDGSRTVDFGDFAILADQWLDNQLWP
- a CDS encoding DUF2961 domain-containing protein: MGHGRVSHLIGLLMVVLLGCPATQADAVRQAPGIEELYRLDRLATFRDSVKVASVSSYDRSGGNDDGFSGRYSFVRKEPGGLVLADLEGPGVIYRIWTPTPTDDVMEFYFDGEAEPRIRVKFRELFMGTHPAFERPLVGYGAGGFYSYVPLPYARSCKVFIRAEHMQFYQINYATYPEATGIETFSAKPTAAQRTHIEKAKALFGSAGKDISAYVVTEGGAVETIASKVTLKAGQAATLVNLDRPGRIVGIRIGPAEALAGKKRDVVLRAYWDGDRTPAIVSPAGDFFGYAWGEPAMKSLLAGTADGVSYCYFPMPFDRSARIELYAEPQLDRTVSVEAEVLFVPIARRQNEGRFYALWRRENPTTLGEPFTFLETEGRGHLVGCVQQSQAFETGGTYYFEGDDQTTIDGGLVIHGTGSEDFYNGGWYDVPGRWETQRSFVLSGCLGYKKHLGRTGGYRIMLGDAYAYRQSILQTIEHAPTNNDMLNDYCGLTYLYSQDRPTCDFALPPADQRAVLDPERIVFATWWNVPIYSFSLRNATLTKEGIQHEGREVRFLSMRARDTATFGPHSISFTCELPAAGTYRIRLDVVKGPQQGKVQLFLDEAPVGPELDLFSEERHPARDQYIGTLDLEQGPNNLMFKITGKNEKSQGLGFDLTNIICERQSREVIAAQSSQRAVEPEVMQRVYEEARTPFKYGVILKSQDGRKLDCPSVFHHGSKWYMVYIVFDGDGYETAIADSDDLLTWRPLGTILPFRKEGWDAVQAAGYIALQDTTWDGSYELGTYDGKYWISYIGGALKGYETDPLAIGVAWTNDPTAPVPWQRLGEPVLSRDQGDVRPWESLTQYKSNILHDKDRTLGYPFVMFYNGKAKGSPERIGMAVSHDMRQWRRYGTEPVIDNQTGISGDPQVVRMGDVWVMFYFGAFWRPKAFDTFACSYDLVHWTKWEGPDLVEPSEPYDETYAHKPWLIRHDGVVYHFYCAVGDQGRVIALATSKDLRPKAAR
- a CDS encoding nucleotide sugar dehydrogenase, producing the protein MSQHSASPTGETFELPTPDQYAGELRRIEALADAARAEGKEVVVVMGVGFVGAVMAAIIADTTDKQTGRPSKFVIGCQRPSSRSYWKIPLLNRGQSPVKAEDPEVDPMIARCVLDKKTLVATYNPDCLKLADCVVVDVQCDYTKHDLGNMRTGEAEMSALEATMRTIGEKIGPQCLVLIETTVAPGTTEFVAWPIMKKAFAVRGLAAEPLLAHSFERVMPGRHYVSSIRDFWRVCSGCNAEARSRVEKFLREVLNTEEFPLTVMDRPIESETTKIVENSYRATTLAFLNEWSLFAERNGVDLIKVINAIRMRPTHNNMIFPGPGIGGYCLPKDGGLGYWAYKHILGFEDGDEIFKLTPTAIDINDTRGLHVAQLTRDALRNMGRYIAGAEVLICGASYRQDVGDTRYSGSEMVARKLAEMGAEIRVHDPYVDHWYELESQDTYPAPGHSWSRFFRNQEHLTNTVVQKDVSKAIAGAEVLILAVPHEPYLALEPDDVVAWAGEPLAVIDCFGILSDVKIRRYFELGCEVKALGRGHIQRIKKEVKASQ
- a CDS encoding glycosyltransferase family 4 protein encodes the protein MDIRDKRIAILAPVAWRTPPRAYGAWETVASNVTEGLVARGFRNVTLFATKDSVTKARLVGFVERGYEEDKTQVPPVSTCLHISKALERADEFDLIHSHFDYLPLTYARLIRTPMLTTIHGFSEPDILRVYREYKDTHYVSISDADRDPELPYVATVYNGIDLSNLTFRQQPGEALVFLGRIHPDKGLHLAIETAKKADMPLLVAGIVQDRAYFDHCARHFDGTRIRYVGPVDPVQRDELLKEARALLHLNTIPERFGLVMAEAMAAGVPVVAMDLGSCREVIEDGRTGYLVHNVEEAVEAVRRIDRIDRRQCRQRVEANFTIDRMAARYEDVYAEIFRREAEKH